One stretch of Pseudomonas fragi DNA includes these proteins:
- a CDS encoding efflux RND transporter periplasmic adaptor subunit — protein MATVQTPNETQQPQDAANQRKRKLWLSGLAILVILLGLAVWAWHELYGRWSESTDDAYVNGNVVEITPLVTGTVVSIGADDGDLVHEGQVLINFDPSDAQVGLQSAEANLARTVRQVRGLFSDVKGMKAQVAAQKVEVQKNQDNYNRRKSLAAGGAISQEELSHARDDLSSAQSALRNAEQKLDTTSALVDNTAVADHPDVKAAAAQLRQAYLANARSTLIAPVTGYVAKRTVQLGQRVQPGTALMAVIPLNQLWIDANFKETQLHKMRIGQPVDIESDIYGSNVKYSGTIDSIGAGTGSAFALLPAQNATGNWIKIVQRVPVRIHINADELAEHPLRVGLSTTVDVNLRDQTGPVLAQQPPQKASFSTNVYAQQLADAEALITRLIDSNSAGAGDMAAQR, from the coding sequence ATGGCCACTGTGCAAACACCGAATGAAACGCAACAACCCCAGGACGCTGCCAACCAGCGCAAACGCAAACTCTGGCTCAGCGGGCTGGCGATTCTGGTCATCCTGCTGGGGCTGGCCGTGTGGGCCTGGCATGAGCTGTATGGTCGCTGGAGCGAAAGCACTGATGATGCTTATGTAAATGGCAACGTGGTTGAAATCACGCCGCTGGTCACCGGTACGGTAGTCAGCATCGGCGCCGACGATGGCGATCTGGTGCATGAAGGTCAGGTGCTGATCAATTTTGACCCGAGCGATGCGCAGGTCGGCCTGCAAAGTGCCGAGGCCAACCTGGCCCGTACTGTGCGCCAGGTGCGCGGCCTGTTCAGTGATGTGAAGGGCATGAAGGCCCAGGTTGCTGCGCAGAAGGTTGAAGTGCAAAAAAACCAGGACAACTACAACCGCCGTAAAAGCCTGGCGGCTGGCGGGGCCATTTCCCAGGAAGAGCTGTCCCACGCCCGCGATGATTTGTCTTCGGCACAAAGTGCCCTGCGCAATGCCGAGCAAAAGCTCGACACGACCAGCGCACTGGTCGACAACACGGCGGTGGCCGATCACCCCGATGTGAAGGCTGCCGCGGCGCAGTTGCGTCAGGCGTACCTGGCCAATGCCCGCTCCACCCTGATCGCTCCGGTCACCGGTTATGTGGCCAAGCGTACCGTGCAACTGGGTCAGCGGGTTCAGCCGGGCACGGCCTTGATGGCGGTGATCCCTCTCAACCAGCTGTGGATCGATGCCAACTTCAAGGAAACCCAGTTGCACAAGATGCGCATTGGCCAGCCGGTAGACATCGAGTCGGATATTTACGGCAGTAATGTGAAGTACAGCGGCACCATCGACAGCATCGGTGCCGGCACCGGCAGCGCATTTGCCTTGCTGCCTGCGCAAAACGCCACGGGCAACTGGATCAAGATTGTCCAGCGTGTGCCGGTGCGTATCCATATCAATGCCGATGAACTGGCCGAGCATCCACTGCGTGTGGGCTTGTCGACCACAGTTGACGTGAACCTGCGCGACCAGACCGGCCCGGTATTGGCCCAGCAACCGCCGCAAAAAGCCTCGTTCTCCACCAACGTGTATGCACAACAATTGGCCGATGCCGAAGCCCTGATCACGCGCTTGATTGACAGCAACAGCGCCGGGGCAGGCGACATGGCTGCCCAGCGCTGA
- a CDS encoding MarR family winged helix-turn-helix transcriptional regulator, giving the protein MKHFHPDNFQNCTLGLLLGRTAMLKDKIIDRHMEPYGITAAQFKVLIIMAQFDVDTPAELCRHLCLDSGSMTRMLDRLEQKNLLMRQRSEADRRQVRLVLTDDGKALADLLPKVGADAMNQLAGAISPQELQSLEQILKKILLAAGDPITVMRLGEK; this is encoded by the coding sequence ATGAAACACTTTCATCCCGATAACTTTCAAAATTGCACCCTGGGTTTGCTCCTTGGGCGCACGGCCATGCTCAAGGACAAGATCATCGACCGCCATATGGAGCCTTACGGCATCACGGCGGCGCAGTTCAAGGTGCTGATCATCATGGCCCAGTTCGATGTCGACACCCCGGCCGAGCTGTGCCGCCACCTGTGCCTGGACAGCGGCTCGATGACCCGCATGCTCGATCGACTTGAGCAGAAAAACCTGCTGATGCGCCAGCGCTCCGAAGCCGATCGGCGTCAGGTGCGATTGGTGCTCACCGACGACGGCAAGGCGCTGGCCGATTTGTTGCCCAAGGTGGGCGCCGACGCCATGAACCAGCTGGCAGGTGCCATCAGCCCGCAAGAACTGCAAAGCCTGGAACAGATCCTCAAGAAAATACTGCTGGCCGCCGGTGATCCAATCACGGTCATGCGCTTAGGTGAAAAATGA
- a CDS encoding efflux transporter outer membrane subunit, which translates to MSNKTLRTGLSLVFTSMVLAGCANYSGLSTVGVSQDAKNLKAARSLEGVTISPAAWPEKDWWKRLGDGQLDGLIEEALRDSPDMQIASARAHQASAAAGAADAARMPTLNAEADVTRSRLSRSQDPTGQGGRYDTLRNASLTFNYTFDLWGGQRAAWEAALGQARAAEVDSQAASLTLAADVARGYSSLGHAFIVLDLAKDDLERTGKMLDLSKRRLQAGIDSHYQYQQTESLEASSREQLINAQKQLNSARIALAVLLGKGPDRGVDIARPKILAPGAVALPSTLPAELLGRRPDLVAARWRVEAASKNIAAAKTRFYPNLNLSAAAGTQSLLGDALFGSASRFLNIAPAVSLPIFDGGRLRAGLDAEDANYDLAVAQYNKTLVGALGDVSDTLAQLGAVKQQISAQQQATHIAQDSFDTVLQRYGSGVGNYLDVLSIEQQLLQAQRQLADLNAEQIDLSIQLMQALGGGFEPGTTAETAPTEVLAGRII; encoded by the coding sequence ATGAGCAACAAAACGCTGCGTACAGGCTTGAGCCTGGTATTTACGTCGATGGTGCTGGCCGGTTGTGCAAACTACAGCGGGTTGTCTACCGTTGGCGTGAGCCAGGATGCGAAGAACCTCAAGGCTGCCCGATCCCTGGAGGGCGTTACGATCAGCCCTGCGGCCTGGCCTGAAAAGGACTGGTGGAAACGCCTGGGCGACGGGCAACTGGATGGCCTGATCGAAGAAGCGCTGCGTGACAGCCCGGACATGCAAATTGCCAGCGCCCGTGCTCATCAGGCCTCTGCCGCCGCCGGTGCGGCCGATGCCGCACGCATGCCGACCCTGAATGCTGAAGCCGATGTCACGCGTTCGCGCCTGTCGCGCTCCCAGGATCCGACGGGGCAGGGTGGTCGCTATGACACGTTGCGCAATGCCAGCCTGACCTTTAATTACACCTTCGATCTGTGGGGCGGCCAGCGCGCGGCCTGGGAAGCAGCATTGGGACAGGCCCGTGCGGCCGAAGTCGACAGCCAGGCTGCGAGCCTGACCCTGGCGGCCGATGTAGCGCGGGGTTACAGCAGCCTCGGGCATGCCTTTATTGTGCTCGACCTGGCCAAGGACGACCTTGAACGCACCGGCAAAATGCTGGACTTGAGCAAGCGTCGCCTGCAAGCCGGTATCGACAGCCATTATCAGTATCAGCAGACCGAAAGCCTTGAGGCCAGCTCCCGCGAGCAGTTGATCAATGCGCAAAAGCAACTCAACAGCGCGCGCATCGCGTTGGCGGTGTTGCTGGGCAAGGGGCCGGATCGCGGGGTTGATATTGCGCGTCCGAAAATTCTCGCCCCAGGCGCCGTGGCATTGCCGAGCACCTTGCCAGCCGAACTGCTGGGCCGGCGTCCCGATCTGGTGGCAGCGCGCTGGCGGGTGGAGGCGGCGAGCAAGAATATTGCCGCTGCCAAGACCCGCTTCTACCCGAACCTCAATCTAAGCGCGGCGGCGGGTACCCAGTCGCTGCTGGGGGATGCGCTATTCGGCTCCGCCAGCCGCTTCCTCAACATTGCCCCGGCAGTGTCGTTGCCGATTTTCGATGGCGGGCGCCTGCGTGCCGGGCTGGATGCTGAAGATGCCAATTACGATCTGGCGGTGGCGCAGTACAACAAGACGCTGGTGGGCGCCCTGGGCGACGTCAGCGACACCCTCGCGCAATTAGGCGCTGTAAAGCAGCAGATCAGCGCTCAGCAGCAGGCCACCCATATCGCCCAGGACTCGTTCGATACCGTGTTGCAACGCTACGGCTCGGGCGTGGGCAACTATCTGGACGTGCTCAGCATTGAGCAACAACTGCTTCAGGCCCAGCGCCAGCTGGCCGACCTGAATGCCGAGCAGATAGACCTTTCGATTCAACTGATGCAAGCCCTGGGTGGTGGATTTGAGCCCGGCACTACAGCCGAGACCGCTCCCACTGAAGTCCTCGCTGGCAGAATAATTTAG
- a CDS encoding DUF1289 domain-containing protein — MSNQTIKTPCIGLCSTVYGDLVCRGCKRFHHEVINWNGYNEEEKRAVWRRLEQLLVQVMAGKVEVFDRATLRDQLVARKIRFVPAQSEYCWAYQLIARGARVINQLELYGMVLLPEFRGWPLTDLRDAIDREFFLLSEAHYERYIAPGFLKDAFGE; from the coding sequence ATGTCCAATCAAACCATCAAGACCCCCTGCATAGGCCTTTGTTCAACGGTGTACGGTGACCTTGTGTGCCGTGGTTGCAAGCGTTTCCATCATGAAGTGATCAACTGGAACGGTTACAACGAGGAAGAAAAGCGAGCCGTGTGGCGCAGGCTTGAGCAGCTGTTGGTGCAGGTGATGGCCGGCAAGGTCGAAGTGTTCGACCGTGCCACGCTGCGTGACCAGCTGGTGGCGCGCAAGATCCGCTTTGTGCCTGCCCAGTCCGAGTATTGCTGGGCCTACCAGCTGATTGCCCGCGGGGCGCGGGTGATCAATCAGCTGGAGCTGTATGGCATGGTGCTGTTGCCGGAGTTTCGCGGCTGGCCGCTGACCGACCTGCGTGATGCCATTGATCGGGAATTTTTCCTCCTGTCCGAGGCGCACTACGAGCGTTACATCGCCCCGGGTTTTCTCAAGGACGCCTTTGGCGAATAA
- a CDS encoding universal stress protein — MHSINSLLVVIEPHLMESLALKRAKHIACHTKAHLHLLICDKKHDHSALLSVLESSLKSEAYNVTSEQAWHESQHATIIKVQQAHNCGLVIKQHVPDNPLKKVLLTPEDWKLLRYCPSPVLLVKTAETWENAVVLAAVDVGNNDPEHMALHTSIVDHGFRIASMARGEFHVVSAHPAPMLATVDAVYPLDTELEQTYRAECKVFQQQCEIDDSRLHIEEGPADVIIPRVAKTLGAVVTVMGTVARTGLSGALIGNTAEVVIDKLESDILVLKPDDMAEHLEELASKG, encoded by the coding sequence ATGCACAGCATCAACAGCCTGTTGGTCGTCATCGAGCCCCACCTGATGGAAAGCCTCGCCCTCAAGCGCGCCAAACACATCGCCTGCCACACCAAGGCGCATTTGCACCTGTTGATCTGCGATAAAAAGCATGACCATTCGGCCCTGCTCAGCGTGCTTGAAAGCAGCCTCAAAAGCGAAGCCTACAACGTGACCAGCGAGCAGGCCTGGCATGAAAGCCAGCACGCCACCATCATCAAGGTGCAGCAAGCCCACAATTGCGGCCTGGTGATCAAGCAGCATGTGCCCGACAACCCGCTGAAAAAAGTGTTGCTGACCCCGGAAGACTGGAAACTGCTGCGCTACTGCCCCAGCCCGGTATTACTGGTCAAAACCGCTGAAACCTGGGAGAACGCCGTTGTTTTGGCGGCCGTGGATGTAGGCAACAACGACCCCGAGCATATGGCCCTGCACACGAGCATCGTCGACCACGGCTTTCGCATTGCCAGCATGGCACGCGGGGAATTTCATGTTGTCAGCGCCCACCCGGCTCCGATGCTGGCAACGGTAGACGCCGTCTACCCGCTGGACACCGAACTGGAACAAACCTACAGGGCCGAGTGCAAGGTGTTCCAGCAACAGTGCGAAATTGATGACAGCCGCCTGCACATTGAGGAAGGTCCGGCTGACGTAATCATCCCGCGGGTCGCCAAAACCCTCGGTGCTGTCGTGACCGTGATGGGCACAGTGGCGCGCACCGGGCTTTCAGGAGCGCTGATCGGCAATACCGCGGAAGTGGTGATCGACAAGCTGGAAAGCGACATCCTGGTGCTCAAGCCCGATGACATGGCCGAGCATCTGGAAGAATTGGCAAGCAAAGGCTGA
- a CDS encoding tRNA-(ms[2]io[6]A)-hydroxylase, whose product MILPEIHEFLGCRTPDGWIAAALADQETLLIDHKNCEFKAASTALSLIAKYHSHVDLINMMSRLAREELVHHEQVMRLMKKRKIELRQLSAGRYASALRKVVRNHEPVKLVDTLVVGAFIEARSCERFEALVPHLDEELGKFYFGLLKSEARHFQGYLKLAYQYGDAKDIAQVIERVRAAEHELIESPDVEFRFHSGVPAVS is encoded by the coding sequence GTGATTCTTCCTGAAATTCATGAGTTCCTGGGCTGTCGCACGCCTGACGGCTGGATCGCGGCTGCGCTGGCCGATCAGGAAACCTTGCTGATCGATCACAAAAACTGTGAGTTCAAGGCTGCCAGCACGGCGCTGAGCCTGATCGCCAAGTACCACTCCCATGTTGACCTGATCAATATGATGTCGCGCCTGGCCCGTGAAGAACTGGTGCACCACGAGCAAGTCATGCGCCTGATGAAAAAGCGCAAGATCGAACTGCGCCAGCTGTCAGCCGGGCGCTATGCCTCGGCGCTGCGCAAGGTGGTGCGTAACCATGAGCCGGTCAAGCTGGTGGACACGCTGGTGGTGGGGGCGTTTATCGAGGCGCGTAGTTGCGAGCGTTTCGAAGCGCTGGTGCCCCATCTGGACGAAGAACTCGGCAAGTTCTATTTCGGTCTGCTCAAAAGCGAGGCCCGGCATTTCCAGGGTTATCTGAAACTGGCCTATCAATATGGCGATGCCAAGGATATTGCCCAGGTGATCGAGCGGGTGAGGGCGGCGGAGCATGAGCTGATCGAGTCGCCGGATGTCGAGTTCCGCTTTCATAGTGGTGTGCCAGCCGTTTCTTGA